From Streptomyces sp. NBC_00775, one genomic window encodes:
- a CDS encoding amidohydrolase family protein — MQRDDLILISVDDHIIEPPDIFVNHLPQRYQDEAPRLVHREDGSDVWQFRDNTVGNAALNAVAGRPKEEYGLDPQGMDEIRPGCYDVHERVKDMNAGGVLAQMNFPSFPGFSARMFATEDSDFSLALVRAYNDWHIDEWCAAYPGRFIPMALPAIWDAELCAAEVRRVAAKGCHSLTFTENPAVLGYPSFHHEYWNPLWRALSDTDTVLSVHIGSSGRLAIPAVDSPPDVMITLQPMNLVSAAADLLWSRPVKDFPDLKIALSEGGTGWIPYFLERVDRTFEMHSTWTLQDFGGKLPSEVFREHFLTCFITDSLGVKLRHDIGIDNIAWEGDYPHSDSLWPDAPEQLHKVLESCSVSDSDARKMTYENAMRWYSFDPFTHIPREQATVGALRKAAEGHDVSIRSRSRQLTEPVDKLEAFRARARAATAAAQ, encoded by the coding sequence ATGCAGCGGGACGATTTGATCCTGATCAGCGTGGACGACCACATCATCGAACCGCCGGACATCTTCGTGAACCACCTGCCACAGCGGTACCAGGACGAGGCGCCGCGGCTGGTCCACCGTGAGGACGGCAGTGACGTGTGGCAGTTCCGCGACAACACCGTCGGCAACGCCGCGCTCAACGCGGTCGCCGGGCGGCCCAAGGAGGAGTACGGCCTGGATCCGCAGGGCATGGACGAGATCCGGCCCGGATGCTACGACGTGCACGAACGGGTCAAGGACATGAACGCGGGCGGGGTACTCGCCCAGATGAACTTCCCGTCCTTCCCCGGCTTCTCGGCCAGGATGTTCGCCACCGAGGACTCCGACTTCTCGCTCGCGCTCGTCCGGGCGTACAACGACTGGCACATCGACGAGTGGTGCGCCGCCTACCCCGGACGGTTCATTCCGATGGCGCTGCCTGCCATCTGGGATGCCGAACTGTGCGCGGCGGAGGTCCGGCGTGTGGCCGCCAAGGGCTGCCACTCGCTCACCTTCACCGAGAACCCCGCAGTCCTCGGCTACCCGAGCTTCCACCACGAGTACTGGAACCCGCTGTGGCGGGCGCTGTCCGACACGGACACCGTCCTGTCGGTCCACATCGGCTCGTCCGGCCGGCTCGCCATCCCGGCCGTCGACTCACCGCCCGACGTCATGATCACGCTCCAGCCGATGAACCTCGTCTCGGCCGCGGCCGACCTGCTGTGGTCCCGCCCGGTCAAGGACTTCCCCGACCTGAAGATCGCCCTCTCCGAGGGTGGCACGGGCTGGATCCCGTACTTCCTGGAGAGGGTGGACCGGACCTTCGAGATGCACTCGACCTGGACCCTCCAGGACTTCGGCGGCAAGCTGCCCTCCGAGGTGTTCCGCGAGCACTTCCTCACCTGCTTCATCACCGATTCGCTGGGGGTGAAGCTCCGGCACGACATCGGCATCGACAACATCGCCTGGGAGGGCGACTACCCGCACAGCGACTCCCTGTGGCCGGACGCGCCGGAACAGCTCCACAAGGTGCTGGAGAGCTGCTCCGTCTCGGACTCGGACGCCCGGAAGATGACCTACGAGAACGCGATGCGCTGGTACTCCTTCGACCCCTTCACCCACATCCCGCGCGAACAGGCCACCGTTGGGGCGCTGCGGAAGGCGGCCGAGGGCCACGACGTCAGCATCCGCTCCCGCAGCAGGCAGCTGACAGAGCCGGTCGACAAGCTGGAGGCCTTCCGCGCTCGGGCGCGCGCAGCGACGGCTGCGGCCCAGTAG